In Humulus lupulus chromosome 7, drHumLupu1.1, whole genome shotgun sequence, the following are encoded in one genomic region:
- the LOC133789029 gene encoding uncharacterized protein LOC133789029, whose amino-acid sequence MADVIAQSHRGDGGGCDPPRGPADIPADCERALPSKRGRHKGLNTREKREQLGRPLPLEWDVRGRTYKEIGEYSSNFSRELGLLVRQYTDPDCPQWSKVPNASKERILAHLEDDLFDIGRTRYGEGHMPGILRGIDTSCAKKYSDWKYDIKEHLTINGPQNRYGGCTDTQWQKAIDFFRRPEITKRSAVNKENRKKLKELSYGGSQSIPTLCYKKRNLETGQLESIPDSWMDTHHKSGTGWVTETAKNTWEELRAYRDTQQTQATDTESSTPVSSAPEDEDISLVQNVFGKRRGHQKGYGRILNIRDRTPFDFRPSQTRDEELSEMRERLRQLEEHVRTHCITPGSQSAPPPPPDDPDVGAPTQ is encoded by the exons atggctgatgttattgctcaatctcacaggggtgatggtggaggatgcgatcctccacgtggaccggcagatatcccagctgattgtgaacgag cgcttccaagtaaacgtggacgccataagggattgaacacgcgggaaaagagggaacagttggggcgtcctctccctctcgagtgggatgtgcgggggagaacatataaagagatcggagagtacagctcaaatttctcaagagagctcggattacttgttcgacagtacacagatccggactgtcctcaatggtcaaaagtaccaaatgcctcgaaagaaagaatacttgcacatttggaa gatgatttgtttgatattgggcgtactagatatggagaagggcatatgcctgggatcttgagaggcattgatacttcgtgtgctaaaaagtattctgactggaagtacgatattaaagagcacttaacgattaatgggccacaaaatcgttatggtggttgcacggatacgcagtggcaaaaagcaattgattttttccgtcgcccagaaattacg aaacgttctgcGGTCAACAAGGAGAATAGAaagaaactgaaagagcttagctatggaggttctcagtcaatcccaacCTTATGCTATAAAaag cgcaatttagagactgggcaacttgagtccatcccggatagctggatggatactcaccataaatcaggcacagggtgggtgacagagacagcaaaaaatacttgg gaggaattgcgtgcataccgcgacacacagcagacacaggcaactgatactgagagttccacaccagtttcgagtgcgcctgaagatgaagacatatctttggtacaaaatgtcttcggaaaacgacggggccaccagaaaggatatggacgtatccttaacataagggaccgaactccatttgattttcgtccttcacaaactagagatgaagagttgtctgagatgagagagcgtcttcgacagttagaggagcatgtccggactcattgtatcaccccgggatctcaatctgccccaccaccaccacccgatgatcctgatgttggagcaccgactcagtag